tgatctcttcatcaGGCTGAGATACAGCAGGATCCAAACTGAGCTCAATTAGAGACTTACCGCCGATGCCTGATCTCATGTTGGTCATGgtcaagttgatgatggcaaGCCCAAATAACGAGAGTTTCTTCAGGGTATATTTCAGAAGGTACGAGTCTGTGAGGACATTGTCACACTGCAACTCCAAATTGATGGCGTTGGTGAACTCTTGGGCTAGcttttcttggagaagcatTTTACGTTGGATGTCAGTATCAGTTTTTCATGATCAGCATATTGCAATTGGATGTGATCAATGCATCTTGATACTTTGCAATATAAAGGGCAAATGTTGATTTACGATCTTACTGATAGGACTGAGCTGGTGGTCGAGGCAGAGCCCAATGAAAGATCTATACATACATTGAATACAAGAAGGATCACACTAGTAAGGAGACAAGGCAGATCGACCCCAAGGTGGTAAAACGTGACTACGAGTCACGTGACGAAATCCCAACCACACAATGGCATCAACAGGAAGACTTCAACCggataaaaaaaaacagaAGCGTTCCTTacatgttcttgaagtcatcAAGATCGCGGCCGgtctgcttcttcaagtagcTCTTGCCCTTGTCTAGAAGATTGTCCACAACCAAGTTTCTCTGTCTGAAGTAGCCACTGACTCTTAATAGAGAAACAGTTCTATCGTAGCACATTTCGCCAAACGCCAAGTACTTGCCGAACCAGTTGCGCACATCCACAGAACTAAAGTGGGAAGTATCGAACACAAGACCTGTGTTGCGATGGATACCGGCCAAAATGATGGAAATGAGTACCAAATCGACGCCGTAATGTGTAAGTTTACCGAGCTGATTGTTAGTGGATGACTTTTAAGTCAGGGAATTCTTTGTTTTGTACATACAGACATAAGGGGATAAAGAAAGAATAGTAGGTTTTTTGAGAGGAGCTGTGATAAGAAACGTGGGTGTATGCACAACCAGAGGCTATGCGGTTAAAGAAAGATATGGATTATGCAATGAACGATTCGAATGATGTAGGTTATCTGAGTCTTgtgagaagctcatcttAGTTCTCATTTAGAGTTTCGAATCAGCATGGTGTTTGCTTTACTATAAGTGTATCGCATCCACGTAATTCACACATCATGAAAGGAGGAGTATCTCAGCTGAATACACAATTCTTTAGTTTTATCCGAGTAGAGGATAAGATTTCTTATTGCCTACTACTGaccttcattttcattaCACTTTTATCTTGCAATCATGCTATTATTAATGCTATGGGATGCTAATTCTGGGTGCGTATTCTCTTCACTGCTCTGATTTGATCATCCGAGGCCCATTCACGAAGGCGCTTGGTTTGGGAGAGGATTCCAAATCTGACGCCGAGCTGGTCGATATTGAGAGCTAACTGTTCGCCAGAGAAAGACTTTGGTAACGCTAGTTTGTTGgcctccaaagaagataGCCCTGCGAATTTTGTGATTAACATGTCTCCTCCTTCACGACAGACACTCTGAATTCGGTAAATGAAGCGGTATATTCTATGGCGCAAATGACCAGTAACGTATTTGGCGTTCGAGAGATTAAGCGCCCACTCGACGGCACCTTTAAGCCGAAGAGCACTGAGATCTTCCTCATTCTTCGTACCTTCGATGAAGGCTTCAATCAACCAGGCAATCTGCTTGTAGTaattgtcttcttcaagatcatcgtTTGAGGTCCCGTTCGAGATGACATGGAAGAGAGGGATTTCGAAAGCTTTATAAACGGGCGTAGTCAAAATGAATCGTATCACACGTTCGTAAAGGAAATGACTAGggttgatgatgatctcGGCAAATGATCCGACAATGTACCACACAAGCGGCGTTTGATGATCTGCTACTCGTAAAGTGTGCAAGATACTTGACAAGTATATCAACAAGATGTTCTTGTCTCTATAGCCATTATCCTGCTTCTGAATGAATTTGCACATACCATTCAAGACGATTCTGGACACATCTCTGAGCTTAGGATTGGACAAATTCAACACAAAGATGTGAAatatttttgtttcaaTGAGCCTCTTCAAACTGAAGGAGACTGAGCCCTCCTGCTCTATCATCAATTCCTCATTGTTTAAGATGACTAACATGAGGAACTCTGCATCATATTCGGTGTGCTTATAGGGACCTTGGAAACAATTATTATAAAGGTTCACATAGTCCGAAAACTTCCTCAGATCGGGGATGTCGACTGGCCTAATTGGCGCTGCGATAGTGTTTTTCACAaaagccttcttcaatgctaCAACCATTGATGTCTTGTCCCTGATAATCAACCTCTCTTCGCCAACTAGTTCAACTTCGCTTTGAGTAAGATTCTCGGAAAAGTCCCAACTTGTTACCTTGCCGACCCAGCtctttgatgttttcttttcaatcaGTTTCAATACATCTTTCAAGAGCAAGTCTTCAGCTCTTGTGGAACCGAGGTACATTTCCAAAATTTGATCGGTGATTGCTTCTAATGAAGCTTTCTTAATGTTGTACTGAAATAGCCTGTGGAGCAACAAGGCGCTCTGGAATCGCAAAGCAGCATCAGTGTTCTGtggaagcttcttcaatggGTTCAGATGATTATTGATATAGATTTGTAGCAACTTATCACCAAGTACCCCACTTGACTCTGAACAGAATAGCAATTTGTTTGCATATCTGGTACATTCTTCCAACTGAACCCActtttcatgaagaagaattacTTCGAGCTGAGCATTGAGAATAGCGGCCGGACACATGCGCCACGGGTGCTCAAGAACCTCCAAGAGACCCTCAACAGACCTAAGAAATCTCGCAAAAGTCGATGACAAGGTTAGCGTTTCAGCGAGTTTCTTCGTGATGTAGAGCATACATTTGTGGAACCAGACGGTAAATCTGTCGAGTTGCTTTCGAACAGCGGCAATGCTGGATTTTGCTATAGCTGCAACAGCATCGATGAAGTCATTAGAGAATCCTAATTTGGTCTCCCCCTCGAATTCCAGGAGCAAAAGCCTTAGGATTTCATCCTGATCGAATATTTCAGGACATAATGTGAAAATTTTAATGGACCAATCTCTGTTTCGCATGCTCATTGCAAGCTTCGATACTCGAGCTTGGAATTTTAGGATAGTCTCTTTAGATGCGGAAGCTATTCTGTACAAGAGATCGTCTTCAACATCGCTGTCATGAATGAACTGTGCCACAAGCAGACCACTggctttttcaagaaggtaATGTAATTCCCTTTTTCGTATGATCGCCTCCAATTGCTCAGTTGAAGGCTCAAATCGTGAGAGAACAGACTTGATGTCGGGATGTGCAATGTTGCTCAATGCTAGTAAATCAAGCGAcacttgaagctctttgtcGGCAATTATTCTGAGTgcctcaacaacaagataTTCATTATCGAGAGTTTGGGAAATCTTCACGAGCtgatcatcatcaaatatCCACAAAAATTTACACAAAAGTTTCTGATTTGCAGGtgatgtcttcttcgttgCTAGCCCATACAAGAAAATGTTGAGCTTAGATTTTGTGAAATCGGTCTCAAGctgcttgaagagctcTGCCATTAAAGAGATTGCCAAAGTAAGCGTATCACTTTTTATTTCTGAAAGGAATGCTTCGTAGAAGAACCAATGTCTTGGGTCAGTGataaaagagaaaagctCTTTATCAGATAACCCTGAGCTCATGAGATAGTTTCCAAGCTTCGAGACATGATCGAAGACTTTTTGGTCACCAACACTATTGGATATGTCTTTGTTGAAACAGTATAGTTCCTGTGCAAAATCAAACTTTTTGGTCAAATTATTCTTTGGTTTGACATACCTAAGCTTGAGTTTGACCGGGATCTCACTGCTCTTGATTATATTCTCCATAGCACCTTCCGGCTCACCTAAAATAACGGAATCAGTCAAGAATTGAGATAACCAGTTTAAAAGGACACTGTCCTTTTCGTAGTCAGGTATAAATTTGAACTGGTCTAAAAggacgacgaagaagacaCTCAAGTCTGAATATTCCAAATGCGACTTATCGAGGTATTTGTAAGGAGTTTTGATGGCTCTAGAGATGGTTTCATCTAAACAGTTCCAAAGTTTGTCGGCTGAAGACGATGTAACGACCAGCGAAGTAGCTTCAATCAACGCATACAATGGCGAATCGATGAGGTTGGAATCATTGAAAATGatcgttgaagatgttAGCTTGATTAGGATTGCAAGTGCCTTCGGTCTAAGGAACTCAATCTTGGAAAGTTTAAGCAAGGAAGTGAAAAATGAtcttccattttgcagcttACTCCACCATTTCAAGTCATTGTTTGACTGAATTGAGAGATAATTATCAAGTAAGACCAAATCTTTCTTGGTGCACTTGTCTAAATCTAGCTTGGCCAAGCTCTCTTTCACGGCGGCCACTATAgctgctgatgatgaggcAGGAGCCAACCGCTCATAAGTTCTAACAATGGTAGTTGCTGTAAATTTGATGAGGTCATTTTCATGCGCAAGAAGTGGTAAGTATGACGCCTGGGAAGGCAAGTTACTCAATACTGCGTCTATGAGGGATTGTCCAgccttgttcttcttgagcttaTTAAGCATAAGCAAAATTAGCTGCAATGCAAGCTGCTTGACCAAGTCATTTGTGTAAGAAAGACACTCGGCAAGAGACGTGGAAGACAAAGGAGGTAACGAGATATAATCAACTTTCGCAGGAAGTACCTCCGATTTAAGTATCTCACTGTACAACAAAGTGTGGCCAATCCAGTATGAGGACAAGGAAGGATCGTGGTAGCCTCCAGAGCTAGCAACGATCCAGTTCATGTATGGCGGCACCAACTCTGTGTTATGGTTGAGGATGGTCATCACATACTGTAGTTGGTTATAAGACTCCCAAGGACGCAATGCAGTAAGGAGAGTATAAATGAGTTTGTTATTGATTTTGAACTCTTTATTATGAACGGTGATCGGAGAGCCGAACTCATTGATGGGGAAGGTAATACCCTTGTCCTGGTCTGTCACCAAGGTGTTCATAAGGGCAGTAAAAGATGATTTGAATCTTTCGAattcgtcgtcatcatcttcaccttcacgAGTATTCTCAGGTTTCACATATGCAAAGAGAGAGCTGAACTTGAATAAAAAGTTCTCATTCAAGATCTGACACTTGGTAACACGTCGAAGGAGAGGTTCAGACAAGACCGATTTGTCAATGAAGTTTATGACCGCGATAAGCTTTTCGTACTTGTCCATCTCAATGTACTTCCAAAAGTTGTTCATGATTTTGAAGTTTGTCAATAGAGCTTTGCGAAGCATTGGGGATGTTGTCTCGGCCACAGCCAATAAAAAGTCCATAAAATGAAACCGCATCGACCTATCAATAATGatttttctctcaaaatcGTCTTTTGTTGGTATAAGAAGCTTCATAAGCGAGGAATGGTTGAAGTCAAACGAGTCTGTAAGATCTGCAAAGAGAGCGTGGTTTTTGAAGTGAACGAGGGAAATAAGTATCCTAAGACTAGGATTGATTGCTGACGGTTTTCTGAGCGAGAATATTTTGTAGAATGACTTAAGATTATTTCTTATTATCTCAGCGTAGAATTCGGTGATTTTGTCCTTCTCCTCGAGTAACTCAAGCTTAGCTTTTGCCTGGGATGAAGTGACACTGTCAGCTGGGACCTCATGCAAAATGAAATTGACCACTTCAAGCACCTTGGCGAGTCTTAAAGTTGTCTGAGCTATCTTTGGAATATCTGTTACAGAGACGAAATGAGCAAAATTCAGAAGGactttcaaaagaaggcCCTTGCGGATAAATGTAAGGAGGGGCGAGAGATCGTCGAAGACACCCAATTCGgcgacattttgcaactccGAAAGCAGCGCCAGATCTATATTGACCGCCGAGTAGATCGACAGTTTGGATCTGCTGCTCATAGTAGGTGGATAGGGTACAGTTCTATGGAGAACTTgaaacttgaagaaatcgtACTCCGCGATGGGCATCTGGATGGAAGCGTATCATGTGATCGCTCACGTGAtaaacttgaagatttgaTTAACACGTTCTGTAGGTCCCGTGAGCAGGCTTTTCCCTGATCTGGGGCAACCCCGCaatcaacgaagaaaatAGGAGAATACGAGGGAGAAGCCATGACGTAATTAAAGATTTAAAAACAAAACACAAGCTGAAAAGCTTCATCATAGGAGGGGAATCAGTtaacaacaaaaaaaagcaaaaatcGTGTAGATCGAATACCCTAATTGGGAAACAGCCAAACCCACCGGAAGCGAAAAAGCGGTCAGTGAGCCGACGGATCCGAATGTCACCGATTTTGACCCTTCAGCGCCACCATAATTCCCCTACGTAGCAAGCGACAAAAATGGGACCACCATAGTCAAAAGGTGTGGCGAAGGACGCCGCAGGGCGGTTAAAACAGCAAGTGAAAAGCGCTGCAGAAGTTGGCCCACTCAGGTTCAACATGAGTGCCAAACAGGCGCAGAGAGAAAACGTtagagagaagaaagaagccaacaacaaggccaGATTCtagcaaaaaagaagaagtataaATGATAATAATGatcagaaaaaaaaaaaaaatgtataTAAAAGAGTGCTGATTTTTCAAACCAGGCGTATGGAAATCATCGTCGGTGGTTTATGTGTGGGGAGTAATCGGAGGCTGTAGGGTGATAGCCAGCGAGGAAAGTGTAGACGAAAGAGAATTAGTGAGAGAGATAGTGAGGTGGATAGTGAGGCGGTAGAAATATGTATGCGAAGTGTTTCACCGCTCTTCGGTCACACCCAGCACACTCGCAACAATGATGTTTAATATTATATTATTATTACTATTCTTTCTATTATTATTattgttttctttcttcgttgaCCACGATCGtcgcttcttcaaaggGTTCTGTCACGGCTGCTGATTGTTTCCAGGGGCTATGTGTTCCCCGTGCTAAGCCCTTATAGCACAGCGCTGTAGGCCAGGAATGTGCTGCTATctgatggctgcgaaaaaaggAGTAAGAGAAGCCATGGCCAACAAACAAAGGGGTCATTCCTGGAGCCACCGTCCCGAACCTTGTTGCAAAGCTTATCACTGCCAACACGATGATCTCTGATTCTTATCTCAAACTTTTCACTTCATCCTCGAGCTTTTCTGATCCAcgcttttcttttgctcaacTCTAAAGTGAATCTGAGCGCGAGATCACTAGGCACGAGTTTTCTAGTAAATCCACCACGAGAGCCACTACCTGCGGCAGAGACCCAGCAACAAAAGTTTTCAACGAGCGAATTCATCAATCTCTCTGAAATCGCTCGCTTCTCAATTCTCCATGTGTCCCGCTTCTGCTATTTTTACCATTCTCTTCCTGCTCGCTGCTGGCGTCTTGTCTCAAGGTCTGAGGGGGCCGCACCGTGACGTCAGTCCGAGACAACTGAAAGAAGTATACGAAACCAGATACACCAAAGACAAAAtgcaaattttttttaggtTTACGTGGTCATAACGAGACGTTTTTCAGGAGCTGTGTTTCAGAATCAGAAATTTTCGTAAAATTGTGTGTGTTGCTAGAATCCCACACTCTCGCGGTTTGGAAactctgcttcttctggggTGCGCGGTCAGTTTGAGGGGGGAGAAGTGTTATTTTTTTGGCCccgattttttttctgcgCTGGGATCGCTGCCGCCTGCCGCTGCCGGCCGCCGATTATAAATACACAACAAGGCCCACTtagtgatgatgatttggatttttttcactttttccatttcttttcttctttttcttttcattttttggtttattttttttgtactTTTGTACTTTATCCCTTCGTCGTCTGTTCTATATATCGGCGCCTGCCACAGACCCCCATGACGCTACTTCTGGTACGTACTACTCCGAGCAAGGTGACTCTATTCACTTGATGAATGTTTGTGAGAACGATTGAATCCCCGATTAGACCGATGAATTTACACGCCTTTAAAAATTGCTTCCGAAATCGCCATCACACGCAAATTTTCTTTCAATGATTTGTCAAAACACTTTTGTTTACCTAGCGTTTTCCACCCTTGTCCAGTTACTTTTTGTCCATTTACGAGCCCCGGTCCTTGTTTCGCACTccgctttttttttaccatttttttttgttgcttttgtgtaccctcttcttttttcttctacAGCTTCCTCACTCAGTAAAGGCTTATATACAATAAAGAGCCTTTTTTCTGAACCAAATAAAAGGATCACATAAGCAACACCTACACCAAAAACCAAACCAACCACATCTTCCAAAGCGGTTTCTTGACACATACTCATCCTCCATTCCTTAACTTATACGCTCCTTACTTAAAGTTCATCATATTTTGGGCGCTCCCTTGCATCCATTACGTCATTCCAAACTAACACCATAGAGCATCAAAAAACGCTTCGACAAGTCCCACAAACCGTCCGAAGCCATCAGCAACAAGCCCCTCAGAACTCCTGCCACGGCAAACTTGAATATTCCAAAAGAACCTTTACTGCCGGTACTCCAGTCACACAACACCTTTTCCGAGCCCGTTCCGATCATGCCCGACACATCCTCAAATACTGATGACTCCAtgttcaacttgtccaactACCCGGACTTGCCGAAAAAATACCAGTTGCGCCAGCTTTTAGGCGAAGGAGCCTTCTCTTCAGTCTACAAGGGCTACAAGGTCGATCTGAATGAGCAGGTTGCCATCAAGGTGATCAATAAGACAAACCTCAGCCAGAAGCAGTTGAACAATATTCAAAACGAGATAAATATAATGAATAAGCTCACCAATGCTGGAGGGCACGTCAATATACTAAGGTTGATTGAATCCTTTGAGCTGGAAGAAAACTGTTTCCTCGTGTTGGAGTATTCCGATGGTGGTGAGATCTTCAATAAGATCATCGAGTACACGTACTTCTCCGAAAATTTAGCCAAGCATGTGTTTTCCCAGCTTCTCAATGCTATCAGATTCTTGCATCAGAACAACGTGGTTCACAGAGATATCAAGCCCGAAaaccttcttttcaatcGCATTCCTTTTGTTGCCCGCTCCGAGTTggaggccaagaaggctctTCGTGCTTCGGACGACGATTCCAAGAAAGACGAAGGTGTTTTCAAGCCCGGTGTAGGCGGGGGCGGTATCGGCACTATCAAGTTAGCGGACTTCGGTTTGGCCAAGCAATTGAGATACGAGGCTGCCGCCACGGGTAAGAAGCAGAGTAACTTGAAGACTCCTTGCGGCACCGCTGGCTACACGGCACCTGAGGTGATACACTGTGGCGTAgagaggaaaagaagattcaagagctcaacttcaaagagCAACTTTTATTCAAAAGCCGTGGACATCTGGTCTCTTGGCTGCTTCCTCTACACTGTGCTTTGCGGCTTCCCTCCCTTTTACGATGATAATCACGATGTGCTCACTCATAAAATCATCACTGCTGACTATGTGTTTTTAGAACCTTGGTGGGATGAAGTCAGCGACAGCGCAAAGGACTTGATCTCAAAAATGCTTGTGGTTGATCCAGAAGCTCGTATCACACTTGATGAGATATACGAACATCCATGGCTCGCTGACGTTGTCTCTCTCGAGGCCTCTAGCTATTTCCCTGAATCTAGTGCTGCAGAGAGCAACGATGAAACACTCAAAGTTGACAATAAGAACTCAGACACTGCTTCAAACGGTGGGCACAAATCCCCTGGTGGTATTCAAACCCCTGGCGCTGCCATCAAGTCTGTTTTTAATAACCCAGCTATGTCGCACGTCAATCTCAAAGTGTTGGCACAGCATCAGCGTCAGCTCGATCCTAAAGAAAGCGTTGACCCTAGAGACGTGAGATTCGATGCGGAGTCAGGCAAGGAATCACACAGAAAATCCAGCTTGCCAAAGACTCCCAATCCAATGGGCAACGTGAATTTTAAATTCGTGTTCGACAAAGATGAAGACTCAGACTCGGACAACTTATCTTCAGATGCAGTTGACTTTGACTCTGTAGTAGAGGAAGATGATTTcgaggacgaggaagaagacgaagaagaagacgaagaggaggacgaagttgaagaaggaaatgAAGACGTCGGAGAGTTGAAGGATAAGGTATCCTCTTTGAAGCTCCTCTCTATTCTGTCTACATCATCTGCAGACTCATCGAAGCTTCTGCACAACGATGACGACGCAGCTACGCGATCGTCATCCGTCATCAGCGGCGTGAATGGTGACTACAAGTTCACGTTGAACCTTAACGATCTGAACTTGCTTAGAAGACGGTCCTCGGTGAAAAGTGGACAAGCTTAAACCGCCATGGTTGTATTTGTTATGCTTTGTTACGATATTTATCTCTTAAACGGTTGATCACACCTCCCTTTTTTACCTGGGTGATAGCCGATCATGTTGGGTTCGCATTAGCATTATATATCTCATTGAACGTGAAGATTCATATGTACAGATGGGTGTATGTATCCAATTACGATCTCTCTGAAGGCTTGACGTTGGCCTCCAGCGgttcctcttcctcttctgGCACCAAGCACTCGTTCTGCTCCAACAAATCGGCCAACTCGCCGCTCTGGGCCATGGACATGACAATGTCACACCCGCCAACAAATTCACTGTTGACATATAGCTGAGGAATCGTAGGCCACTGGCTGTATTCCTTGATGCCTTCTCTCAACTCCGGGTCCTCCAACACATTGTAAGCAGCAAACTTGTTAGGATCCACGCCCTGCTGGCCCAAAATCTGGATCGTTGCTCTAGAGAAGCCACACTGGGGGAACTCAGGAGTTCCCTTCATGAACAAAACCACTGGTGAGCTCAGCACCGCCTTGTCTATGGCGTCTTTAATTTCTGTGGAGATGAACCTGGCAAAACGAGGGCTAGCAAGGGCAACTCTAGCAGGGAAAGGCTTGACAGCATGAAGCCTGGCTGCCTGAAAAACAGTTCTAAACATGGATGAAATGGAAGAGAATGATTGTTAAACAGTAGATTTAATAAGCAAGATCTAATTCGTTTGAGGCATCCGTGTATGTGCAGGCCGCAAGTGGTCCAAAGCCCATGACCAGTTAATTAGAAATTTGTAAGCAACTGAATTGATCGAAGAATAAATGGGTGTGCACTTTTACTACGGGAACAACTGAGCGGAACTCTTCTAAAGTTGGGATCTTTGCATAGTGAATTGAGGGGAATTGGGCAACCTACAGCTCTCAGgcatggctgcgaaaggCAATAAGAGAAGCAACCAAGAGACTTGCCTCCTACACAACCAAAGTAAGCTTTAGTAAAAGATCCCTGGTGGCTCTTAGTGAGGATTAATCTCCACTTTTCCTTCAATACACTTGTGAACTACACTTCGATTT
This region of Candidozyma auris chromosome 6, complete sequence genomic DNA includes:
- a CDS encoding monothiol glutaredoxin GRX5, with product MFRTVFQAARLHAVKPFPARVALASPRFARFISTEIKDAIDKAVSSSPVVLFMKGTPEFPQCGFSRATIQILGQQGVDPNKFAAYNVLEDPELREGIKEYSQWPTIPQLYVNSEFVGGCDIVMSMAQSGELADLLEQNECLVPEEEEEPSEANVKPSERS